One stretch of Hevea brasiliensis isolate MT/VB/25A 57/8 chromosome 12, ASM3005281v1, whole genome shotgun sequence DNA includes these proteins:
- the LOC110660384 gene encoding spermidine sinapoyl-CoA acyltransferase produces the protein MATHHNNMPFLLERKDVELVKPAKPTPFEVLSFSSIDNDRNLELLCQSIYVYQAKPILSNGNAHHRDGIASKFNCKGADSDPACVIKDAISNVLVQYYPLAGKLKRNSDGRLNITCSGDGVPFLEATANCQLSSLHYLDGIDVDIAKQFVFDFPSKIESGYYPLVFQVTKFSCGGFTIGMGLSHSVCDGFGASQFFRAMAEFASGKTEPTLKPVWERERLVGKATQEPLPPIVESAGLAKSPYLPTTDILHECFYVNSESIRRLKMNLMQELRDENGVTKESFSTLEVLGAYIWRSRFRAFKLNPDGKTIFFLTMGIRQLLNPPLPSGYYGNAISSSTVDLMGRNLNEGPLSEAVKLIKESKKLASNSDYIWNRINIMETLIEKNIKIEAGSGAVMVLTDWRQLGLLEEVDFGWKAAVNIIPVPWNMFGYVDLCIFLPPSNLDSSMKGGVRVLISLPRAAMPKFKEEMDALLQLGDEEANP, from the coding sequence ATGGCAACCCACCATAATAACATGCCCTTTCTTCTTGAAAGAAAGGATGTTGAGCTTGTTAAACCAGCGAAACCTACCCCCTTTGAAGTTCTTTCTTTCTCTAGTATCGATAATGATCGTAACCTTGAGCTTTTATGTCAAAGCATTTATGTATACCAAGCAAAGCCCATTCTTTCTAATGGTAATGCTCATCATCGTGATGGTATTGCATCAAAGTTTAATTGTAAAGGAGCAGACTCAGACCCTGCCTGTGTGATTAAAGATGCCATTTCCAATGTTTTAGTGCAGTACTATCCTCTAGCTGGAAAGCTCAAGAGGAATAGTGATGGTAGACTAAATATCACCTGCAGTGGAGATGGTGTGCCATTCTTGGAGGCAACTGCTAATTGCCAGCTTTCTTCTCTTCATTACTTGGATGGTATTGATGTTGACATTGCCAAACAATTTGTTTTTGATTTTCCATCAAAGATTGAGTCTGGTTATTACCCTCTAGTATTTCAGGTGACCAAATTTTCATGTGGGGGTTTCACTATTGGAATGGGCTTATCACACTCAGTGTGTGATGGGTTTGGTGCATCTCAATTTTTCAGAGCCATGGCCGAGTTTGCAAGTGGAAAGACTGAGCCTACGTTAAAACCCGTGTGGGAAAGGGAAAGACTGGTAGGAAAAGCTACTCAGGAACCTTTACCCCCAATAGTTGAAAGCGCTGGTTTAGCAAAATCGCCATATTTGCCAACGACTGACATCTTGCATGAATGCTTTTACGTGAACAGTGAGAGTATAAGAAGACTGAAAATGAACCTAATGCAGGAATTACGTGATGAGAATGGAGTAACGAAAGAAAGTTTCTCCACTCTTGAAGTGCTTGGTGCCTACATTTGGAGGTCAAGGTTTAGAGCTTTCAAGCTGAACCCAGATGGGAAAACCATCTTCTTCTTAACTATGGGGATAAGGCAACTTTTGAATCCACCTTTGCCTAGTGGGTACTATGGAAATGCCATTTCATCTTCAACTGTGGACTTAATGGGTAGGAATCTCAATGAAGGACCACTTTCTGAAGCTGTCAAACTCATCAAAGAAAGCAAGAAACTTGCTTCTAATTCAGACTACATTTGGAATCGCATAAATATTATGGAGACATTAATAGAGAAAAATATCAAGATTGAAGCTGGGAGTGGTGCAGTCATGGTTTTGACAGATTGGAGGCAACTGGGTCTGTTGGAGGAAGTAGATTTTGGATGGAAGGCTGCAGTGAACATAATCCCAGTGCCATGGAACATGTTTGGTTATGTGGATTTGTGTATTTTCTTGCCGCCTTCCAATTTGGATAGTTCAATGAAAGGTGGAGTTAGAGTGCTTATTTCTCTCCCAAGAGCTGCTATGCCCAAGTTCAAGGAAGAGATGGATGCCCTCTTGCAGCTGGGAGATGAAGAGGCTAATCCCTAA